From the Lathyrus oleraceus cultivar Zhongwan6 chromosome 4, CAAS_Psat_ZW6_1.0, whole genome shotgun sequence genome, one window contains:
- the LOC127137121 gene encoding uncharacterized protein LOC127137121, with translation MYQNSGKGSEKVNEPTNDGKEDESGEAKDKEPSYVPLPPYKPPILSNKKKLEDDETVMLTSEYSAIIQNNMPPKLKDPGMLKNVLVRIEQFYIPTKFVIMDIKEDSNIPIILGRPFLATVGAIIDVKKGRLTFEVGEEKVEFLLAKFLQAPTIDESCCS, from the exons ATGTATCAAAATTCTGGTAAGGGATCCGAAAAGGTAAACGAACCAACCAATGATGGAAAAGAAGACGAAAGCGGAGAAGCAAAAGATAAAGAACCATCTTATGTGCCTCTGCCGCCATACAAACCACCT ATTCTATCCAACAAGAAAAAGCTTGAGGATGACGAAACTGTTATGCTTACTTCCGAGTATAGCGCTATTATTCAAAATAACATGCCTCCTAAACTGAAAGACCCTG GTATGCTAAAGAACGTTCTCGTTCGTATAGAACAATTCTATATTCCTACCAAATTTGTAATAATGGATATAAAGGAGGATTCCAATATCCCTATTATTTTAGGAAGACCCTTTTTAGCCACAGTCGGAGCCATCATAGACGTGAAGAAAGGAAGGCTAACATTCGAAGTCGGAGAAGAAAAAGTTGAATTTCTCTTAGCTAAATTCCTACAAGCACCAACTATAGACGAATCATGTTGTTCTTAG
- the LOC127137122 gene encoding secreted RxLR effector protein 161-like, producing the protein MEDEKSIDTPMPTNGNLERNENGKDVDVNKYRGMTGYLLYLTASRSDIMFSMCMCACYQPTAKESHLKDVKRILIYLHGTLKYELWYSKGSDCNLVGFIDSDFSSCKSDRNSTSGTCHMFSNYLVSWHSKKQVFVALLTFGEEYIAVGNCCAQILWLKQKLLDFDIKLHCIPIMCDNTSVINLTKT; encoded by the coding sequence ATGGAAGATGAAAAATCAAttgacactccaatgcctacAAATGGAAACTTGGAAAGAAATGAAAATGGCAAGGATGTTGATGTCAATAAGTATAGAGGTATGACTGGTTATCTTTTATATCTTACTGCATCTAGGTCAGATATTATGTTTAGCATGTGTATGTGTGCTTGTTATCAACCGACTGCTAAGGAATCACATTTAAAAGACGTAAAGCGCATTCTTATATACCTTCATGGTACATTGAAGTATGAGCTTTGGTATTCCAAGGGAAGCGATTGTAATTTGGTTGGTTTTATCGATTCCGATTTTTCTAGTTGCAAATCGGATAGAAATAGTACAAGTGGAACTTGCCACATGTTTTCAAACTACTtagtaagttggcatagcaagaaacaagttttCGTTGCTTTGTTAACTTTTGGGGAGGAATACATAGCAGTTGGTAATTGTTGCGCTCAAATTTTGTGGCTTAAACAAAAACtacttgattttgatattaaaCTACATTGTATTCCTATTATGTGCGACAACACTAGTGTTATTAATCTAACTAAAACATAG